DNA from Acidobacteriota bacterium:
CGGACGGCCGGCGAGATCGTAGGCTGTGCTCAGGCTGGCCCCGCGGCTGTAAGCCTCCGACGTCACATCGCCGGCAAGGTCGTAGCCGTAGCTCAGCTCGAAGGGCGTGCCGCCCCAAACCTGCGGCGTGAACTCCCAGTTATCTGCCGCCCGGCCCCGGGCGTCGTACGAGAACACCTGGCCGGCATCGGCGCTGGTCGATTCCGAGCTCAGCCGGCCGGTGGTGTTGGCCAGGCTGGAAACGCCGAGCGCCGAGGTCTGGCCATAGGCGTAGGTCACCGCGGGCGTGCCGTCGGAATAGGTCTTCGAGACGAGACGGTGGTCGGCGTCATAACCGTAGCACGTTGTGATATTGCGGGCGTCAACGCGTGCCACCAGATCGCCCGGACTCGAGGAACAGGAGGCGTAGCTGCCGTATTTATAGGCGGTCGTGCCGCCGGCGGGCGTGGTCGAACCCGTCAATCGCCCGAGGCCGTCGTAGGCGAACGTGCGGCTTTCCCCACCCCGGGGCGATGCTGGTCAGATCATCGAGTGCATCGTAGGCGTAGGTGGTGAGGTAGCCATTGCCTGCCATCTCCAGGCCGCACTGCGCCGCGCCCGGGCCCTCGGTGGGCCCGTGGCTGCCGACCACCTCGCAGATATCTGCCAGCCGGCCGAGGCCGTCGGTCTCGGCAATGCGCGTTACGCGGCTGGTGCCGTTGCCCTCGTCCTGGGTTTCGGTATCGCGGCCGAGATAGCTGGTCAAAACCGTTGTGCCGTCGCCATGGGTGATTTGCGTTTGCCGCCCGAGGGCGTCGAAGGCGAAGCTGTCGCCGGGCTCGCCGCAATTGGCCGGACCATTGGCGCTCGAGGAACTATAGGCATAGGTGACGAAGCTCTTTTCGCCGGCGCCGTTGTAGCAGGTATCCGTCCGGCTCCAGGCGCCAGAGGCGGTCTCGGTAGCGGCGACGGCAACCCGGCCCAGGCCATCGAAGCTGTCGAGCGTTTCCTCCCACACGCCTGAGCTTTGCTCCCGCTCGGTCTCGAGCGTCGAAGGCGTGTAGGCGAACGTGGTCTCGCCGAGCGAGGCCGGGTCGGTGACCGAGGTCAACCGATTCCAGGAATCGTAGCCGTAGCTCGTCGTGTTGCCGTTCTCATCGGTGGAGCTGGCCATGGTGCCGCTGCTGTCGTTCCAGGTGTAGCTGCGCGTGTGGCCGAGTGCGTCGGTAATCGAGGTGATGTAGGCGTTGTCACCGGTCGAGCCGTTGTAAGCGTAGGTGGTGGTATGGCTGCCGGCATCGGTTGCGGTGAGGCGGTTGCCGTAGCTGTCGTTGGTGTAGGTGGTGGTGAGATCGCTGCTGCCGGCGACCCAGCGCGCAGCGGAGGTGAGATCGCCGTTGGCATTGTAGGCGAGATTGGCCTGGGCCGCTTCGGCACTGCCGGGGCCATAGACGGTGATCAAGGACGGCCGGTCAAGGATGTTGTTGGCCAGACTGGCGTAGCTCACCGTGGTCTCCCGCTCAAGCGGCGCGGAATTGATCACGAAGCCGTCGTACTCCTTCTTGTCGGTAATCTGGCCGCTGGCATTGTAGCCGAACGACTGCTCGCCGATGGCATCGTTGTTGCGGCTCACCTGCCGGTCGGCAAGCTGGTAGGGGAAGCCATTCGTCCAGGATTCAACCACGTCCTGCAGCGTGTTGCCGCCTTGCACCGTCTGGACGTCGCTTTCCACCGGAATCCGGGCGATGTTCTCCCATGCCGGACTGTTCGCCGGCGAGGAGGCGCCCTTGGCCGTGTAGGTGTAGGTCTTCGTCCAGCTTGTGCCGGCGACGGTATCGGTGGTGGTGACGGTCGTGGTTTTCTGCGTCCAGACGTCCGTGGCGGAAGGATTCCACGTCGTGGTGTAGGCAAAGTGCTGGTGCTCCGTCTCGTTGGTGCCGTCCGGACTGACGTAGCGGTCGGTGACGACCACACCATCGTAAACGCCGGTACAGGGCAACGGTGTGCCGCTGCCGGAGGGGGTAAAGAACACGCCCGCTTCCGACGGCGACGAGGTCGTGCCCCAGACGTAGCGCACGTAGCCGCCGTTGGGGTAGGTGATGCGCTTGAGCAGGCCATAGGTCGAGTCGTAGGAAAACGTGTAGGTGCCCTCGGGCGTGGTCAGGCTGGTGATGACGGGACTGTTGCCGCCAATGCCGGTCGCCTCCGCGGGACAGGCGCCGCTGCCGGCGCCGGTGATGCTGACGGCCGCGGCCGAGGGCCCGGTCGCCCAGTCCGCCGTATAGGTCGCCCCCGCCGCTGTGACGGTATCCGTCAGCGAGCTGTAGGTAGTCGAGGGCTGGAATCCGGTGGTGGTGAGAACCGTCCGGCCCACGCTGTCGGTGATGGTGAGCGCGTTGTTGCTGGCGGCGTTGAGGGTGTAATGCAGCCAGTCGCCGTTGCGGTCGTAGAAATAATCGGGCACCCAGCCGAACTCGGGGCCTTCGCCGCCGCCGGCAAAGGTGAGCTTTTGGCCGTCCGGCCCCTGCACGGTCGGCACCTTGGTCGAGTACGGCCCCGGCTGGGTCACGCCGGGCGTCGTCGCGGCCCAGCCATCGGCTTCGGTGTCGCTCAGATACTGCTGCGGACAGCCATCCTGCGGATCATTGAGAGTGTTGTCGCCCACATCGGAGAGATGAAACGAGTCGCGCTGACCGTCGGTGCGCTCCAGCACGTAATCCGTCGAGAGCTCGCAGTCGGACGAGCCGTTCGGGCTGGTCTGAATCTCGTTGAAGGTCAGTACGGGCGCAGTGTAGTTCCAGCCCTGGCTCGCCAGCGCCGACCACTGCGTGTACAGAAAGGCGCCGCCGGTCGAGCGTCCGCCGGCAAACACCGCCCCGGCGCTGCTGTAGGTGATGGCGAAGCGCGGCTGCCAGCCGCCCGGCTCGGCCGGCAGCGGAACGGCAAACCGCAGCGTGACCTGGCCGCTCGCCGGATCGACCGCCTCGTGCGGTCCCCGGATCAGCGCGTGGCCCGGCTCAGTGGGCGCCGGCAGCGTGATATCGGCAAGGGTGGGAATGTTTTGCGCGGAGGCGGACAGAGTCAGTGCGAGCGCGCTCACGAGGATCAGAGAGAGGAAAACAGACGTGACATGCAGCCGCATAAACATCACCTCGTGCTACTCATACCGTAAGGCAGCGTGAGACAAAACGGCGGCAGCCGTCCAAGCACAAAGTGTAAGTCCCTTGTTTACTTAGATGAATTGTGACAATTTGTCACAATCTAAGGTCTTCCACCCCATACTTGGCTGGGCGGGATGTGCTGTCGGCACAACCGCTTTAGGATAGAGCCTATGAGGAACCGCTTCTCGCCCTTTGCGCTTCTGCTCGTCTGCTTGCCCATGCTCGCTGCGCAGGCGCCGGCGAATTTCCAGGTCATCTGTCACACCACCGGTGGGGATTTCACGCTGGCCATTCACCGCGCCTGGGCGCCGCAGGGCGTGGACCGGTTTTATGAATTGCTCCAGGCTCATTACTACCGCGGCAATGCCTTTTACCGCGTCCTGCCCGGCTTCGTGGCGCAATGGGGTCTGAGCCCGGACCCGGCCGCCAACGCCTACTGGAGCCGGCGGCGCATTCCCGATGATCCCGTGCGCCAGAGCAATACCCGCGGCACCATTACCTTTGCCGACAGCGGCCGCAACACCCGCACCACGGTCGTGTTCATCAACCTCAAGAACAACCAGCGCCTCGACAAGTCGGGGTTTGCCCCCTTGGGCAAGGTTGTTGCCGGCATGAGCGTCGTCGACGAGCTCGACGGCAGTTACGGCGATGGCCCTCCTTTCGGACATGGACCGGATGCGCGCCTGATTGCCAAGCAGGGTGCGGCCTACCTGACCCGCAATTTTGCCCGCCTGGATGTGATCTACAGTTGTCAGGTGCATTAGACGGACATGGGCGCAAGCTGGCTGATCGTGATTTTCGGGCTGGTAGCGGGCAGCTTTTTGGCGCTCGCGGCCGAACGTCTGCCGCAAGGGTTGTCCGTCGTCCATCCGCCCTCGCACTGCCCGCACTGCGCACGTCCCTTGCGCGCCTGGGAGAATGTTCCCCTGGCCGCGTTTGCCTGGCTGGGCGGGCGTTGCCGCAGTTGCCGCGCAAGGATTCCCTGGGCCGATCCCCTCGTCGAGATCGCCGCCGCGGCGGCGTTTTACTGGAGCTGGCGCCGCACCGGTGGCGGAGTCGAGTTCGTGCGCGAAGCCTTTTTTCTGGGCTGCCTGATCGCGCTCGCCGCCAGCGACTGGCGCACGCGTCAATTGCC
Protein-coding regions in this window:
- a CDS encoding peptidylprolyl isomerase — protein: MLAAQAPANFQVICHTTGGDFTLAIHRAWAPQGVDRFYELLQAHYYRGNAFYRVLPGFVAQWGLSPDPAANAYWSRRRIPDDPVRQSNTRGTITFADSGRNTRTTVVFINLKNNQRLDKSGFAPLGKVVAGMSVVDELDGSYGDGPPFGHGPDARLIAKQGAAYLTRNFARLDVIYSCQVH